One segment of Bombus pascuorum chromosome 6, iyBomPasc1.1, whole genome shotgun sequence DNA contains the following:
- the LOC132907949 gene encoding protein jim lovell-like, which produces MSSAADSPDGMALQSHYSLRWNNHQTHILQSFEALLHAEMLVDVTLVCAETSLRAHKVVLSACSPFFERIFAEHPCKHPVIVLKDFPGHEVAALIDFMYRGEVRVGREELAGLMRAAESLQVRGLASSEPRPTSPPETPTADLLLGEPSTPEGARQETPEEDDNVSESTAPPSTRETVPAATNAIFHPSRDHRDRSPHMGHLNFGIRVPRDTCGSPLLPRRKQARPRRRSGELVPQDLSRPHPPRSLSPLASGLNLVGVNQQSQHQHHQQPSNSSTQNHLLQQEDIAENLSMKRSLSPSGADHHNVKAESSEAASSPRGSPLTGTSLLHPDGSLQDIPSAAAAAAAAAAAAGLPTMSALSLTPPHSEYLTSLGQLASQWIPNQSQNQLPPPPQGHHPRDGSPLGPNRTHPYQQQQQQQQQQQHQQQQQQQQQQQQQESPLTPRRSSVANMFPLDGVASLGGGLFPHAGALDRGSLLADLHDSFKPETLHGLFGAAGLSSHHSVKKPKKHRGDGDVARRWGDHSPRGLPVGRPKGQHSAPRGGPPRSWTNAELTEALQHVWNKKMTTSQASRIFGIPYNSLLMYVRGKYGKSLKLEQLRRDCTGSTTSEVVINSLNNNVKAVQPPTQMNHPLAGLPPHPGDDGVFPHHSLLSANLTQGFFPEFAAAAAFPVPVSMVHLLPPSEQKAFEPAANPAGTSGCGSGSASGSASGSASGSASSSASGSASASGSGGGGGGNGSTGGDLNTSRSSRTPSPVDHHHHHHHHHHRHHHHESLQPQPPQSAPTLLQQNGSD; this is translated from the coding sequence CCCATTCTTCGAAAGGATATTTGCCGAGCACCCCTGCAAACATCCGGTGATCGTGCTAAAGGACTTTCCCGGTCACGAAGTAGCGGCGCTGATCGACTTTATGTACCGTGGCGAGGTGAGGGTAGGTCGCGAGGAACTCGCAGGATTGATGAGAGCCGCGGAGAGTCTACAGGTGCGTGGATTAGCTTCGTCGGAACCGAGGCCGACGTCGCCGCCGGAAACGCCGACCGCCGATCTGTTGCTTGGCGAGCCGTCGACACCCGAGGGCGCGAGACAGGAAACTCCAGAGGAGGATGACAACGTTTCGGAAAGCACGGCGCCGCCGTCCACGCGAGAAACGGTGCCGGCAGCGACAAACGCCATTTTTCACCCTAGCAGAGACCATCGCGATAGATCGCCGCACATGGGCCATCTGAACTTTGGGATACGCGTGCCGCGTGACACTTGCGGATCGCCGTTGCTACCTCGACGAAAACAGGCTAGGCCGCGTAGAAGATCCGGCGAATTGGTGCCGCAGGATCTCAGTCGACCTCATCCACCGCGGAGTCTTAGCCCGTTGGCGAGCGGATTGAATCTGGTCGGTGTTAATCAACAATCGCAACACCAACATCACCAACAACCCTCCAACTCGAGCACGCAGAACCACCTACTACAGCAGGAGGATATAGCGGAGAATCTTTCGATGAAGAGATCGTTGTCGCCCAGCGGAGCCGACCATCACAACGTAAAGGCGGAGAGCAGCGAAGCGGCCAGTAGTCCGAGGGGATCTCCGTTAACCGGCACGAGTCTGCTGCATCCCGACGGTTCCCTCCAAGATATTCCGTCTGCTGCGGCAGCAGCGGCGGCCGCCGCCGCCGCGGCGGGCTTACCGACGATGTCGGCCTTGTCGCTGACACCGCCGCATAGCGAGTACCTGACGAGTCTGGGCCAGTTAGCGTCCCAGTGGATACCGAATCAATCGCAGAACCAATTGCCGCCTCCACCTCAGGGTCATCATCCGCGGGACGGCAGTCCTCTCGGTCCTAATAGGACGCATCCGTatcaacaacaacagcagcagcaacagcaacagcagcaccaacaacaacaacaacaacagcagcagcagcagcaacaagaATCTCCGTTGACACCGCGGCGAAGTTCCGTCGCGAACATGTTCCCGTTGGACGGTGTCGCGTCTCTAGGTGGTGGACTGTTTCCTCACGCGGGTGCTCTCGACAGAGGATCCCTTTTGGCGGATCTTCACGATAGCTTTAAACCGGAAACGTTGCACGGACTATTCGGCGCGGCCGGTCTGAGCAGCCATCATTCGGTAAAAAAGCCAAAGAAACACAGGGGCGACGGTGACGTGGCGCGCAGATGGGGAGACCACAGCCCTCGAGGGCTACCGGTGGGAAGGCCGAAAGGTCAGCACAGCGCACCCAGAGGCGGACCGCCACGGTCTTGGACGAACGCCGAGCTGACCGAGGCGTTGCAGCACGTTTGGAACAAGAAGATGACCACGTCGCAAGCGAGCAGAATCTTCGGTATACCGTACAACAGTCTACTGATGTACGTGCGAGGCAAATACGGGAAAAGTTTGAAACTCGAGCAACTGAGAAGGGACTGCACGGGCTCGACAACGAGCGAAGTAGTAATAAATTCGTTGAACAACAACGTTAAGGCCGTCCAGCCGCCGACGCAGATGAATCATCCGCTCGCCGGTCTACCGCCGCACCCGGGCGACGACGGTGTATTTCCTCATCATTCGTTGCTCAGCGCTAATCTAACACAGGGTTTCTTTCCTGAATTTGCCGCCGCCGCCGCGTTCCCCGTGCCGGTTAGTATGGTGCATCTACTTCCGCCAAGCGAACAAAAGGCCTTCGAACCCGCGGCGAATCCCGCTGGCACGAGTGGCTGCGGCAGCGGCAGCGCCAGCGGCAGCGCGAGTGGCAGCGCGAGTGGCAGCGCGAGCAGCAGCGCGAGCGGCAGCGCGAGCGCAAGCGGCAGCGGGGGCGGCGGTGGCGGCAACGGTAGCACAGGCGGCGATCTTAACACTTCGCGGAGCAGTCGAACGCCATCGCCGGTtgatcatcatcatcatcatcatcatcatcatcatcgtcaCCATCATCACGAATCGCTACAGCCGCAACCGCCACAGTCGGCGCCCACGCTGCTTCAACAAAATGGTTCGGATTAG